A genomic window from Candidatus Bathyarchaeota archaeon includes:
- the gap gene encoding type I glyceraldehyde-3-phosphate dehydrogenase — MVNAAINGFGRIGRLLYRAALETNADINFVAVNDLTDAKTLAHLLKNDTVHGKFPFDVEVKGSSLIVDGKELKILAEPDPSKLPWKEMGVYVAVESTGRFRSREAVAKHLEAGAEKVLVSAPMSPAKSADLTVVYGVNDNLYDPNKHKIMSLASCTTNCLAPVAKVLNDNFGIEKGLMTTVHAVTNDQRLLDMQHSDLRRARAAAFNMIPTSTGAATAVGLVLPVLDGKLNGMALRVPIPDVSIVDLVAILKKEATKDEINAALKNAVEGSLKGVLSYTEEPLVSSDLIHNPNSAIIDGDLTMVIGNLVKVLAWYDNEWGYSVKMVHMIEKICKMAA; from the coding sequence ATGGTTAATGCAGCAATAAATGGTTTCGGAAGAATCGGACGGCTTTTGTATAGAGCTGCTCTTGAAACAAATGCTGACATCAATTTTGTGGCAGTCAACGATTTGACAGATGCGAAAACTCTTGCGCATCTACTCAAGAACGATACTGTTCATGGCAAATTTCCTTTTGACGTAGAAGTCAAAGGGTCATCCCTTATCGTTGATGGAAAAGAGTTGAAGATTTTAGCAGAACCAGATCCTTCAAAATTACCTTGGAAAGAAATGGGTGTTTATGTTGCTGTTGAATCCACTGGAAGATTCAGATCACGAGAAGCAGTTGCAAAGCACCTGGAAGCTGGTGCAGAAAAGGTTCTTGTTTCTGCCCCAATGAGTCCAGCAAAAAGTGCTGACTTAACTGTTGTTTATGGCGTCAACGACAACTTGTATGACCCAAACAAACATAAAATAATGTCTTTGGCTTCATGCACTACTAACTGTTTAGCTCCTGTAGCTAAAGTTCTAAATGATAATTTTGGCATCGAGAAAGGTCTTATGACTACTGTACATGCTGTAACTAACGACCAAAGACTTCTTGACATGCAACACAGCGACCTCCGAAGAGCAAGAGCAGCTGCTTTCAACATGATTCCCACTTCTACTGGTGCAGCTACAGCAGTTGGCTTGGTTCTTCCAGTTCTTGACGGAAAACTAAATGGCATGGCTCTTCGTGTTCCTATTCCTGATGTTTCAATAGTTGATTTGGTTGCAATCCTAAAGAAAGAAGCAACAAAAGACGAAATTAACGCTGCCCTCAAGAACGCAGTTGAAGGAAGCCTAAAAGGCGTATTAAGTTACACTGAAGAACCCCTTGTTTCATCCGATCTGATACATAATCCAAACTCAGCAATCATCGATGGAGACCTAACCATGGTCATTGGAAACTTGGTTAAAGTTCTTGCTTGGTATGACAACGAATGGGGCTATTCCGTTAAAATGGTTCATATGATCGAAAAAATCTGCAAAATGGCTGCCTAA
- a CDS encoding Ni/Fe hydrogenase subunit alpha, whose protein sequence is MREIVIDPITRLEGHGKITIFLNDDGNVENAYFQVPELRGFEKFCEGRRAEDLPIITTRICGVCPVAHHMAGAKALDAAFNVEPTETAKKLRELEYCGYFIYDHILHFYFLGGPDFVVGPDAPAAKRNILGVIEKAGLEVAGEVIKHRAFGQRITGIIGGRPTHPVSAAMPGGIAKAIDEDERQEIEDMLKSCHEFAKFSLKLFDDVVLKNADYVNLITSDPYNLPTYYMGTVDENNKVNFYDGKVRVVDPEGKEFVKFGPSEYLDIIEERVEPWTYVKMPYLKKVGWNGFTTGPDSGIYRVGPLGRLNASDGMATPVAQAEYERMHKTLGGKPVHATLAFHWARLIELMYATERGLELIKDPEITSKNIRNKPGKPGEGVGIVEAARGTLIHHYQLDENALAKKINLVVATTHNAPGICMSIKNAAQGIIKNGEVNDGLLNKVEMAFRAYDPCWACATHFAIGEMPLQVNVFDSQKKLVKKITR, encoded by the coding sequence CGGAAACGTAGAAAACGCATACTTCCAAGTTCCAGAACTTCGCGGTTTTGAAAAGTTCTGTGAAGGAAGACGCGCAGAAGACCTACCTATAATAACTACCCGAATTTGTGGAGTCTGTCCAGTTGCTCATCACATGGCAGGAGCAAAAGCATTAGATGCAGCATTTAATGTGGAACCCACAGAAACTGCCAAAAAATTAAGAGAACTAGAATACTGTGGTTACTTCATTTACGACCACATACTTCACTTCTACTTCTTGGGTGGCCCAGACTTTGTTGTTGGTCCTGATGCTCCAGCTGCTAAACGTAACATTCTTGGAGTAATAGAGAAAGCAGGTCTAGAAGTTGCGGGTGAAGTCATAAAACACCGTGCGTTTGGACAAAGAATTACTGGAATCATTGGAGGTCGACCAACTCATCCTGTAAGTGCTGCAATGCCTGGGGGCATCGCAAAAGCAATAGACGAAGACGAACGCCAAGAAATCGAAGATATGCTAAAGAGTTGTCACGAATTTGCTAAATTTAGTTTGAAACTCTTTGATGATGTTGTTCTCAAAAACGCTGACTACGTCAACTTGATTACAAGCGACCCCTATAACCTTCCAACATATTACATGGGAACAGTTGACGAAAACAACAAAGTAAACTTTTATGACGGCAAAGTCCGAGTTGTTGACCCAGAAGGCAAAGAATTCGTAAAGTTTGGTCCTTCAGAATACTTGGATATTATTGAAGAACGAGTAGAGCCTTGGACATACGTTAAAATGCCCTACCTCAAAAAAGTTGGATGGAACGGCTTCACCACAGGACCCGACAGCGGAATCTACCGTGTAGGTCCACTTGGTCGACTAAATGCTTCTGACGGAATGGCAACACCAGTTGCTCAAGCCGAATATGAACGAATGCACAAAACTCTTGGTGGAAAACCTGTTCACGCTACTTTGGCTTTCCATTGGGCGAGACTAATCGAATTGATGTATGCAACAGAACGTGGTCTAGAATTAATCAAAGATCCTGAAATAACCAGCAAAAACATACGAAACAAACCCGGAAAACCCGGAGAAGGTGTTGGAATCGTTGAAGCAGCCCGAGGAACATTAATTCATCATTACCAGCTTGATGAAAACGCTCTGGCAAAGAAAATCAACCTAGTAGTCGCAACAACTCACAATGCACCTGGAATCTGCATGTCAATAAAGAATGCAGCACAAGGAATCATCAAAAACGGCGAAGTCAACGATGGTTTACTGAACAAAGTGGAAATGGCTTTCCGAGCATACGATCCATGCTGGGCATGTGCAACTCACTTTGCGATTGGTGAAATGCCTTTACAAGTTAATGTTTTTGATAGCCAGAAAAAGCTAGTAAAGAAAATAACTCGGTAA